The DNA sequence CGCGAAGCTGCCGCTGACGTTCTGCTGGGCGAGAATATAGGAGAAAACGCGGCTCAGTGTTTCGGCGTATTTTCCCGACTCGTGGGTGAAACCCGCGCCCAGAAACGCCATCGCCGCCAGGGCGCTGACACCCACATCAGCATCCCGATCCAATTGGGTCAGTGCGGTCTGGCTGCAGCGATCGTCCTCCGGGCACAACTGATCGAATCCACGCCGATCCCACACGCCATCGGAGCGTTGATGGGCGGCCAGCCAGGCAAGTCCCTCCGCGACCGCTCTCTCGGTTTCATCGCTCCCGCCGAATTGCTTCAAGGCAGCCGCCTTTTCGGCATCCGTGCGATTGATCAGAGGATTGTCGTCGTTCTGGGTCCACGCCAAGGCCGTAGACGGCATCGGCGTCGTCACGGATAGACAGATCAGGACAGCGATATTCCGGGCGAGCATCACGATTCGAGCAACTGCCTGTCGGCCGGCGGGAGCAACTTTCACGCTCAATTCGTCGGGCGTCTATGTCGCGGTGGCTGATAACGAGACCTTTATCGGATTGTATCGCACCACGCCACCTCACCCAAATGTCTTTTGACGCGCTGAACTCACGTCAACATCCGCCGCTCGCTGCCGAGAGGAAGCCGCTTCAGCGGATCGGGAGCTTTTGACGGGGGCTCACTGGCAGCCTATCCTCTATTGGACCCGCCTTTTCCAATTCAGCCCGTTGGATCAGAATGCTCCCAATGACCTCTCCCTTATCGACTCCACCCCTGCCGACGGAATCGACTCCGGACGAGCCGCGGTACTTTCGGTTTCTCGGGGTCATCATCGGACCGCGAACCCGGACCCGAGCGGCGACCCGGTTCGCCTGGGGAGTCACTGCGGCGGTTTGTGCGACGATTCTGGGAATCGCGGCGTATCTCTTGCCCAGCCCCGCGGGACACGGAACACACGAAGCCCTGAGACTGAACCCGTGTGGGTTTATCATTCGCACCGGCCTGCCATGCCCCACATGCGGCATGACGACCGCCTTTTCCCATCTTGTTCGCGGCCATATTGTTCGATCGTTTATTTCGCAGCCCGCCGGCATGATCTTCGGGCTGTTGACGATTGGCCTTACGATCGTCGGGACAGCAGTGGCGGTGACGGGGCAAAGCTACTACCTCGATTGGAACGGGGTCTCGCCGCGCGTTTTACTGGGGCTCGGCCTCTTGATTCTATTTGGCTGGGGCTTCAAACTCGCCCACGGACTCCTAACCGGCGAATTGCCGATTCAACATGGATGACAACGATGCAACGATGCGCCACTCCGATTTCGCAGCCTGATTCGCCTCGCCGACGAGGCAGCGGGCCGACTTCCGCCTGCTGGATCGTGACGACTCTGATAGCTCTCATGGCACTTGGCGCGACCGGCTGCCAGCTTGGTTACTTTCTGACTGATCCCGACGCCACCAAGAAAGTGCCGGCGGAGTATGACAAGATCGGCGGCCGTCGCGTCGCCGTCGTCGTCTGGGCTGATCGAGCCACCCTCGACGAATACCCCAATGCCCGAAGGCAGATCGCCCGATCGATGCTTCACTATCTAAAGACGCACCTTGAGAAGGCGCAATTTGTTCCGGAGCCTCGCGTAAATGAGTTACAGGCAAAGTCCGGCATGGATTGGGAATCCATGACGAATGGCGAGATTGCGGCGGAACTGGGCTGCGACCTGGTGCTCCGGATCGACCTGCTCGAGTTCACGACGCGTGCCGCCGATACGCCGCAACTGCGAAAGGCTCGTGTCGCCGGGAATGTCCGGTTGTATGAGCTGCGCCCCACTGAGAATATTGACGCGGTGTACGATACTGACGTCAAGATTACCTATCCGCCCGGCTCGATTCACGGGACGCAGGACGAAGACGAAGCCGATCTCCTGCACGGCGCGGTGGAATATTTCGCCGAAATGGCGGCAAGGAAGTTTTACGCTCACGAAGTCAAATTGAAAGGGCGCCCAAGTGATTAGCCGTTGGCTGCCTCTGCTCACCTCGATCGCGGTCTCCGGGCTCGGCCTCATGTCGACCGGCTGTCACGACTTCGCCGTGCTCATCGCCAACATGCAGGGAGGTGACACGATCGAAGCCGAGTTCAAGCTGGACAAGGGACCGCTTCTCATCTTCATCGATGATCGCCGAGGGCTAATCACGGAACCACGCGCGATGCGCGAGTTGCACGACACCATTGCCGACAATTTCATCCGGTACGATGTCAATAATCGAGTCATTCCCTTCAGGGAACTTCAGCGTCTGCAACAAAGC is a window from the Phycisphaerae bacterium genome containing:
- a CDS encoding DUF2752 domain-containing protein is translated as MTSPLSTPPLPTESTPDEPRYFRFLGVIIGPRTRTRAATRFAWGVTAAVCATILGIAAYLLPSPAGHGTHEALRLNPCGFIIRTGLPCPTCGMTTAFSHLVRGHIVRSFISQPAGMIFGLLTIGLTIVGTAVAVTGQSYYLDWNGVSPRVLLGLGLLILFGWGFKLAHGLLTGELPIQHG